One stretch of Chitinophaga pendula DNA includes these proteins:
- a CDS encoding DUF4878 domain-containing protein, with product MTNFWRFLTLLLFSGTLLIACKKRAAPQEVALEFMHAIQESNFDQAREYATKESQQIIQLYSIFDARRNDAERDKIKKAKIEVIDTQENGDKATVTVLNSSSSQKEMLQLIKEKGQWKISLTFESIIPNYIPPATSTMDSSTIMHQDSLQSAPAVK from the coding sequence ATGACCAATTTTTGGCGATTTCTTACACTGCTGCTGTTTTCAGGTACATTGTTGATTGCTTGTAAAAAACGGGCTGCTCCTCAGGAAGTGGCGCTGGAGTTTATGCATGCTATCCAGGAGTCTAACTTTGACCAGGCAAGGGAGTATGCTACGAAGGAGTCGCAACAGATCATTCAATTATATTCTATTTTTGATGCGCGCAGGAATGATGCGGAGCGGGATAAGATCAAGAAGGCAAAGATAGAAGTGATAGATACACAGGAGAACGGGGATAAGGCTACTGTAACGGTACTTAATTCATCTTCCAGCCAGAAAGAGATGTTGCAGTTGATCAAGGAGAAGGGTCAATGGAAGATATCGCTGACATTTGAGAGTATCATTCCTAACTATATACCACCAGCCACATCTACGATGGATTCCAGTACGATTATGCACCAGGATTCCTTACAGTCTGCACCAGCTGTTAAATAA